A genomic segment from Rhodospirillum centenum SW encodes:
- the ahcY gene encoding adenosylhomocysteinase, with protein MSATAFTDYKVKDISLAEWGRKEIAIAETEMPGLMALRAEYGATKPLKGARIVGCLHMTIQTAVLIETLVELGATVRWSSCNIFSTQDHAAAAIAAAGIPVFAWKGETEEEFWWCIEQTLRGPAEGPHAGWTPNMILDDGGDVTQIMHDKYPEMLNGVRGLSEETTTGVHRLYEMMKKGTLKVPAINVNDSVTKSKFDNLYGCRESLVDGIRRATDVMMAGKVAVVAGFGDVGKGSAESLRSQGARVLVTEIDPICALQAAMQGYQVVTMDEAAPLGDIFVTATGNVDVITLDHMRAMKDRAIVCNIGHFDSEIQIAALQNYRWEEVKPQVDEVVFPDGKRLIVLAKGRLVNLGCATGHPSFVMSASFTNQVLAQIELWNNHQNYERKVYVLPKHLDEKVARLHLDKIGAKLTQLSSKQAEYIGVSQAGPFKPDHYRY; from the coding sequence ATGTCCGCCACCGCCTTCACCGACTACAAGGTCAAGGACATCTCCCTGGCCGAGTGGGGCCGCAAGGAGATCGCCATCGCCGAGACCGAGATGCCGGGCCTGATGGCCCTGCGTGCGGAATACGGCGCCACGAAGCCGCTGAAGGGTGCCCGCATCGTCGGCTGCCTGCACATGACGATCCAGACCGCCGTCCTGATCGAGACGCTGGTGGAGCTGGGCGCCACGGTCCGCTGGTCCTCGTGCAACATCTTCTCCACCCAGGACCACGCCGCCGCCGCCATCGCCGCCGCCGGCATCCCCGTCTTCGCCTGGAAGGGCGAGACCGAGGAGGAGTTCTGGTGGTGCATCGAGCAGACCCTGCGCGGGCCGGCCGAGGGTCCGCATGCCGGCTGGACCCCGAACATGATCCTGGACGATGGCGGCGACGTCACCCAGATCATGCACGACAAGTATCCGGAGATGCTGAACGGCGTGCGCGGCCTGTCGGAGGAGACGACGACCGGCGTTCACCGCCTGTATGAGATGATGAAGAAGGGCACCCTCAAGGTCCCGGCCATCAACGTCAACGACAGCGTCACCAAGTCCAAGTTCGACAACCTGTACGGCTGCCGCGAGTCCCTGGTGGACGGCATCCGCCGCGCCACCGACGTGATGATGGCCGGCAAGGTCGCCGTCGTCGCCGGCTTCGGCGACGTGGGCAAGGGCTCGGCCGAATCCCTGCGCAGCCAGGGTGCCCGCGTCCTGGTCACCGAGATCGACCCGATCTGCGCGCTGCAGGCCGCCATGCAGGGCTATCAGGTGGTGACCATGGACGAGGCCGCCCCGCTGGGCGACATCTTCGTTACCGCCACCGGCAACGTGGACGTCATCACGCTCGACCACATGCGGGCGATGAAGGACCGCGCCATCGTCTGCAACATCGGCCACTTCGACAGCGAGATCCAGATCGCCGCCCTGCAGAACTACCGCTGGGAGGAGGTGAAGCCGCAGGTGGACGAGGTCGTGTTCCCCGACGGCAAGCGCCTGATCGTGCTGGCCAAGGGCCGTCTGGTGAATCTGGGCTGCGCCACCGGCCACCCCAGCTTCGTGATGTCCGCCAGCTTCACCAACCAGGTGCTGGCCCAGATCGAGCTGTGGAACAACCACCAGAACTATGAGCGCAAGGTCTATGTGCTGCCCAAGCACCTGGACGAGAAGGTCGCCCGCCTGCATCTGGACAAGATCGGTGCGAAGCTGACCCAGCTCTCTTCCAAGCAGGCCGAGTACATCGGCGTGTCCCAGGCCGGCCCGTTCAAGCCGGACCACTACCGCTACTGA
- a CDS encoding transporter substrate-binding domain-containing protein produces MLGRRTLGVMAVLLLAACGDGGQDGAQDGARAPQQTVGTPIRVATESAYPPFVSVDPAGTLVGFDMDVVREICQRLDRRCDIIPQSWDGIIPGLLANRYDAITGGMTVTGERRRVVAFTRPYVSTPLRFFAPAGRVPEGLEGGPALITLDTLDAPEQAALERIAQALAGRSVGVQSGTTAAEFADARLAPGATVRRYDTHENLVLDLATGRLDVGLADSVVVEPYLASEEGKDTVIAGPAIEGGPVGEGIGIAVRQGDVELRQQLDGALAAMQADGTLRALAVKWFGADVSAPPPAEAAPDAPAGATH; encoded by the coding sequence ATGTTGGGTCGGCGGACGCTGGGGGTGATGGCCGTATTGTTGCTGGCGGCCTGCGGGGACGGCGGGCAGGACGGCGCCCAGGACGGTGCCCGGGCGCCGCAGCAGACGGTCGGCACGCCCATCCGCGTCGCCACGGAGAGCGCCTATCCGCCCTTCGTCTCCGTCGATCCGGCCGGCACCCTGGTCGGCTTCGACATGGACGTGGTGCGGGAGATCTGCCAGCGCCTGGACCGGCGTTGCGACATCATTCCCCAGAGCTGGGACGGCATCATCCCGGGCCTGCTGGCCAACCGCTACGACGCCATCACCGGCGGCATGACGGTCACCGGCGAGCGCCGGCGCGTCGTCGCCTTCACCCGCCCCTATGTCAGCACGCCCCTGCGCTTCTTCGCCCCCGCCGGCCGCGTGCCCGAGGGGCTGGAGGGCGGCCCCGCCCTGATCACCCTGGACACGCTGGACGCGCCGGAGCAGGCGGCCCTGGAGCGCATCGCCCAGGCCCTGGCTGGCCGCTCGGTCGGGGTGCAGAGCGGCACCACCGCGGCCGAATTCGCCGACGCGCGGCTTGCCCCCGGCGCCACCGTCCGGCGCTACGACACGCATGAGAACCTGGTGCTGGATCTGGCCACCGGGCGCCTGGATGTCGGCCTTGCCGACTCCGTCGTGGTGGAGCCCTACCTCGCCAGCGAAGAAGGCAAAGACACCGTGATCGCCGGTCCCGCCATCGAGGGCGGCCCGGTGGGCGAGGGCATCGGCATCGCCGTGCGCCAGGGCGATGTGGAACTGCGCCAGCAGCTTGACGGGGCACTGGCCGCCATGCAGGCCGACGGCACGCTGCGCGCCCTGGCGGTGAAGTGGTTCGGCGCCGATGTCTCTGCCCCGCCGCCGGCGGAGGCCGCGCCCGACGCGCCCGCCGGCGCGACGCACTGA
- a CDS encoding PAS domain-containing sensor histidine kinase: MRPPLGTYLAGIGAGILGLAGVAFLALSGSGLPPALLAVAVLALVLGLGGGLLRVRVLAEADRADALRAEGEVRNLRALVAASPDPWCAWSTGGAQAASPRFAEALAIPEVRRLEDVETALAPSDAAALHGSFRHLQETGAPFLLTVCRADGGRVFQLAGRRAGTDDGEHFDLLWLRDITATAADLARGVEARNRAEEECRRLSLALDTVPVPVWLRGSDLSIVWCNRAFARLLDAAPRAVVDLGLELPGGALTLPPRELAMRARNGAHAETESRYLVVDGDRRLFRLTEMPLDRPDLQLGFGLDITGEQEIADELERHVSAHAEVLEQLGSAIAIFGADTRLRFYNRAYAQLWGLDEVWLDSEPGYGELLEDMRARRKLTEQVDFPRWKRQRLAQFTSLLEPEEEMIHLPDGRTLRTLTVPHPFGGLMFVQEDVTHTLALETSYNTLMAVQQETLDNLEEAVAVFGGDGRLKLHNPAFLRLWRLSEPDLAGEPHIAALIERVRPLMDVGGDWAARRAELVAGLLDRMPRTSRMERVDGSVLTYSQVPLPDGAVLFSAMDVTDSARVEQALRATNEALETADRLKSEFIANVSYQLRTPLNAIMGFAEILNNQYFGPLNPRQIEYARGVLEASRRLLALVNDILDLATIEAGFMVLERAPVDVAGLVNGVAMLTRDWARQQELDLRTDIPAGIGTLEADEKRLKQALFNLVSNAVRFTPAGGRIILSARRAGDEVVLSVRDTGIGIPQDDQQRVFGRFERAHHQSRSGGAGLGLSLVKSFIELHGGRVEIDSAPEHGTEVRCHLPTAPALAEPVAGNAAAG; the protein is encoded by the coding sequence GTGAGACCGCCTCTGGGGACATATCTGGCGGGCATCGGGGCGGGCATCCTGGGCCTGGCCGGCGTGGCGTTCCTTGCGCTCTCGGGCAGCGGCCTGCCGCCGGCGTTGCTTGCCGTCGCGGTCCTGGCGCTGGTCCTGGGCCTGGGGGGCGGGCTGTTGCGCGTCCGCGTGCTGGCCGAGGCCGACCGGGCGGACGCGCTGCGGGCGGAGGGGGAGGTGCGCAACCTGCGCGCCCTGGTCGCCGCCAGCCCCGATCCCTGGTGCGCCTGGAGCACCGGCGGCGCCCAGGCCGCCAGCCCCCGCTTCGCCGAGGCCCTGGCCATCCCCGAGGTCCGCCGGCTGGAGGATGTCGAGACGGCGCTCGCCCCGTCCGACGCCGCCGCCCTGCACGGCTCCTTCCGGCATCTCCAGGAGACGGGAGCGCCCTTCCTGCTGACCGTGTGCCGGGCCGACGGCGGGCGTGTCTTCCAGCTTGCCGGACGCCGTGCCGGAACGGATGACGGCGAGCATTTCGACCTGCTCTGGCTGCGCGACATCACCGCGACGGCCGCCGACCTCGCCCGCGGTGTGGAGGCCCGGAACCGGGCCGAGGAGGAGTGCCGGCGGCTGTCCCTGGCGCTGGACACCGTCCCCGTGCCGGTCTGGCTGCGCGGAAGCGACCTGTCCATCGTCTGGTGCAACCGGGCCTTCGCCCGGCTGCTGGACGCCGCCCCCCGGGCGGTGGTCGATCTGGGACTGGAGCTGCCGGGCGGGGCGCTGACCCTGCCCCCGCGCGAACTGGCGATGCGCGCCCGCAACGGCGCCCACGCCGAGACGGAGAGCCGCTATCTGGTGGTGGATGGCGACCGGCGCCTGTTCCGCCTGACCGAGATGCCGCTGGACCGTCCCGACCTGCAACTGGGTTTCGGGCTGGACATCACGGGCGAACAGGAGATCGCCGACGAGCTGGAGCGCCATGTCTCCGCCCATGCCGAGGTGCTGGAGCAGCTCGGCTCGGCCATCGCCATCTTCGGCGCCGACACCCGGCTGCGCTTCTACAACCGCGCCTACGCCCAGCTCTGGGGCCTGGACGAGGTCTGGCTGGACAGCGAACCCGGCTACGGCGAGTTGCTGGAGGACATGCGCGCCCGACGCAAGCTGACCGAACAGGTCGATTTTCCGCGCTGGAAGCGGCAACGGCTGGCCCAGTTCACCTCGCTGCTGGAGCCGGAGGAGGAGATGATCCACCTCCCCGACGGGCGGACCCTGCGCACGCTGACGGTGCCGCACCCCTTCGGCGGGCTGATGTTCGTGCAGGAGGACGTGACCCATACGCTGGCGCTGGAGACCTCCTACAACACGCTGATGGCCGTGCAGCAGGAGACCCTGGACAATCTGGAGGAAGCGGTCGCCGTGTTCGGCGGCGACGGCCGGCTGAAACTGCACAACCCGGCCTTCCTGCGGCTGTGGCGCCTGAGCGAGCCGGACCTCGCGGGAGAGCCGCACATCGCCGCCCTGATCGAGAGGGTGCGGCCGCTGATGGATGTGGGCGGCGACTGGGCCGCGCGCCGGGCCGAGCTGGTCGCGGGCCTGCTGGACCGGATGCCCCGCACCAGCCGGATGGAGCGGGTGGACGGCAGCGTGCTGACCTACAGCCAGGTCCCCCTGCCGGACGGGGCCGTGCTGTTCAGTGCCATGGACGTGACCGACAGCGCCCGGGTGGAGCAGGCCCTGCGCGCCACCAACGAGGCGCTGGAGACGGCGGACCGGCTGAAGTCGGAATTCATTGCCAATGTCAGCTACCAGCTCCGCACGCCGCTGAACGCGATCATGGGGTTTGCGGAGATCCTGAACAACCAGTACTTCGGCCCGCTGAACCCCCGCCAGATCGAATATGCCCGTGGCGTGCTGGAGGCGAGCCGGCGCCTGCTGGCCCTGGTCAACGACATCCTGGATCTCGCCACCATCGAGGCGGGCTTCATGGTGCTGGAGCGGGCGCCGGTCGATGTGGCGGGCCTCGTGAACGGGGTCGCCATGCTGACCCGCGACTGGGCGCGGCAGCAGGAGCTGGACCTGCGCACCGACATCCCGGCCGGCATCGGTACGCTCGAGGCCGACGAGAAGCGGCTGAAGCAGGCGCTGTTCAACCTGGTCAGCAACGCCGTCCGCTTCACGCCCGCCGGCGGCCGCATCATCCTGTCCGCCCGGCGCGCGGGGGACGAGGTGGTGCTGAGCGTGCGCGACACCGGCATCGGCATCCCGCAGGACGACCAGCAGCGCGTGTTCGGCCGCTTCGAGCGGGCGCACCACCAGTCGCGCAGCGGCGGCGCCGGGCTGGGCCTGTCCCTGGTCAAGAGCTTCATCGAGCTGCATGGCGGCCGGGTGGAGATCGACAGCGCACCGGAGCATGGCACCGAGGTGCGCTGTCACCTGCCGACCGCGCCGGCGCTGGCCGAACCCGTCGCCGGGAACGCCGCCGCCGGCTGA
- a CDS encoding PA2169 family four-helix-bundle protein, with protein sequence MERDRIVDTLNELIRAAEDSHLGFQRAAENAPDPDLKSLLNDIGARRGAIVRELQRLVATIGGAPEATGTLLGGAQRMLEDLQSVFRDRDGGTILDSLVRREDGTLERFQQALGADLPPEVAAGVMEQAARIRDDRDRLTARRASHAA encoded by the coding sequence ATGGAACGTGACAGGATCGTCGATACGCTGAACGAGCTGATCCGGGCGGCCGAGGACAGCCATCTGGGATTCCAGCGGGCGGCCGAGAACGCGCCGGACCCTGATCTGAAGTCCCTGTTGAACGACATCGGCGCCCGCCGCGGCGCCATCGTGCGCGAGCTGCAGCGGCTTGTCGCCACCATCGGCGGCGCTCCGGAGGCCACCGGCACGCTGCTGGGCGGCGCCCAGCGGATGCTGGAGGACCTGCAGTCCGTTTTCCGCGACCGCGACGGCGGGACAATCCTGGACAGCCTCGTCCGCCGCGAAGACGGCACGCTGGAGCGGTTCCAGCAGGCGCTTGGCGCCGATCTGCCGCCGGAGGTGGCGGCCGGCGTCATGGAGCAGGCGGCGCGCATCCGCGACGACCGCGACCGCCTGACGGCCCGGCGGGCCTCGCACGCCGCCTGA
- a CDS encoding ABC transporter permease produces MDLNLILESLPQLLSGTVVTVELVALSLVLGLVLAVGIAVLRLSGIRAVSMLAGGYTFLFRSTPLLVQIFLIYYGLGQFETVRESILWPFLREPYWCAILALTLNTAAYTGEIIRGGIRAVPFGQIEAARAVGMSGRLLFRRIVLPQAFRQALPAYGNEMIQMVQASSLASTITLMELTGAARAIASRTFQPVEVFVIAGALYLAMNYALTRIVRAAEARLAHERR; encoded by the coding sequence ATGGACCTGAACCTGATCCTGGAAAGCCTGCCGCAGCTCCTGTCCGGCACCGTCGTGACGGTGGAACTGGTGGCCCTGTCGCTGGTCCTGGGGCTGGTGCTGGCGGTGGGGATCGCCGTGCTGCGCCTGTCCGGCATCCGGGCCGTGTCGATGCTGGCGGGCGGCTACACCTTCCTGTTCCGTTCGACGCCGCTGCTGGTGCAGATCTTCCTGATCTATTACGGGCTCGGGCAGTTCGAGACGGTGCGGGAGAGCATCCTCTGGCCGTTCCTGCGCGAACCCTACTGGTGCGCCATCCTGGCGCTGACGCTGAACACCGCCGCCTATACCGGGGAGATCATCCGCGGCGGCATCCGCGCCGTGCCCTTCGGCCAGATCGAGGCGGCGCGGGCGGTCGGCATGTCCGGGCGGCTGCTGTTCCGGCGCATCGTGCTGCCGCAGGCGTTCCGGCAGGCGCTGCCCGCCTACGGCAACGAGATGATCCAGATGGTGCAGGCCAGCAGTCTTGCCTCCACCATCACCCTGATGGAGCTGACGGGCGCGGCCCGCGCCATCGCCTCGCGCACCTTCCAGCCGGTGGAGGTGTTCGTCATCGCCGGCGCCCTCTATCTGGCGATGAACTACGCCCTGACCCGGATCGTCCGCGCCGCGGAGGCCCGGCTGGCACACGAGCGCCGCTGA
- a CDS encoding ABC transporter permease, which translates to MLELLRFGAGGWGDEILGGAGVTVAVAVLSFAGGLVLGSLAAAARLGGNALLRGVAEVYTTVIRGVPALLVIWLLFFGGSGFVSWVAGAFGYGGRIELSAFAVGVAAVATVSGAYAAEVIRGAVQAVPSGQTEAARALGMHRGLILRRIVVPQALRYALPGLGNVWQMTLKDTALVSVTALAELMRVSYVASGATRQPFLFYLTAAAIYMVLTTASNAAFQWAERRAERGVRRAVR; encoded by the coding sequence ATGCTCGAGCTTCTGAGGTTCGGCGCCGGAGGCTGGGGCGACGAGATCCTGGGCGGCGCCGGTGTCACCGTCGCGGTGGCGGTGCTGTCCTTCGCCGGCGGGCTGGTCCTGGGATCGCTGGCCGCCGCCGCCCGGCTGGGCGGCAACGCGCTCCTGCGCGGCGTGGCGGAGGTCTATACCACCGTGATCCGCGGCGTGCCGGCGCTGCTGGTGATCTGGCTGCTGTTCTTCGGCGGCAGCGGTTTCGTGAGCTGGGTCGCCGGGGCGTTCGGCTATGGCGGGCGGATCGAGCTGTCGGCCTTTGCCGTGGGCGTGGCGGCCGTCGCCACCGTCTCCGGCGCCTATGCGGCCGAGGTGATCCGCGGCGCCGTGCAGGCCGTGCCGTCGGGCCAGACCGAGGCGGCGCGGGCGCTGGGCATGCATCGCGGCCTGATCCTGCGCCGCATCGTCGTGCCGCAGGCCCTGCGCTATGCCCTGCCGGGGCTGGGCAATGTCTGGCAGATGACCCTGAAGGACACCGCCCTGGTCTCCGTCACCGCGCTGGCGGAACTGATGCGCGTGTCCTATGTCGCCAGCGGCGCGACGCGGCAGCCCTTCCTCTTCTACCTGACGGCGGCGGCCATCTACATGGTCCTGACGACGGCCTCCAACGCCGCCTTCCAGTGGGCCGAGCGGCGGGCCGAGCGCGGCGTCCGCCGCGCCGTGCGCTGA